In Pelodiscus sinensis isolate JC-2024 chromosome 19, ASM4963464v1, whole genome shotgun sequence, the DNA window TGATTCAAAAGGAGTCAAAGCAGCCTTCTTTGGGCCACCTCCCTAGATAGTCTATTCTACAGCCTTCTGTAATCAGTTCCAACTTAATAGAAAACATGGCCCCTGCTCTTCCCCAAACCCCTTAGACAGCCAGCATCAGACAGGAACTCAGACCTTGATGAGAGACAGGAACCCCAGCTGGATCCTAAAATGATCCACGGTCCCCATATGAACACCATGGACTTTGAACACCCTATCAATGGAGTCcagacaccagggctatgtctacactgtggacactctcttgcgcaagaaagcgccgatggccattttagccaaacTGTCTTTTCCGAAACCACGTTGAAAACACCAAATCATTTTCTATTGGCCACACAGCCATCAGATGGTGGTGTGCACTCGCCTATCAGTCTAGGTTGGACTAGAACCTGTGACTTTAGATAGGAAAGTTTCGGAAATGCTATTACAGCTAAtgtgtaaaataaaaattcacGTGGTACACAAGTTAAGAGGAAAGGATCTGTACATCTGGGTGTCATGCTTGGATTATCTAAGGTTAAACGTTTTGTTTAAGGCACATGGAACATACCATACGTAATCAGCATTAACTCAAAGGTAGGTACAaagagttgtcctgtggcaccagagactaacaaaaatatacatacaggttggacctccctggtccagcaccctcaggatctgaccagtcctggatgagggaatttgctggacaacgGGAGGTTACCTGACACCAGCCCCTCAGtcccttcctgctgctggcaACTTTGGCCCAGCCGGGCTGCCTTCTGGCCAGTCCCAGCTCCGCTGCCAGCTGGGCGGCACGATGTCTAACTGGGATGCTGCAGGCCCAATCCCCCGCTGGGTGGCACGTGGCTCCAGCCACGCTGCCTCTGCGAGGCTGCGCCAAGGCCCCAGCCTAGATTCCCCTCCCGtgttgctgcagccccagccttgctGTCGGGCAGTAGGCAGCCCTGATTGtgctctgctgttgctgctcaGGCTGCTGCGGCATAGCTGCTGCTAGACTCACCAGGCTGCACCACTTTCCCAGCTGCTGGGCCTCCTGCTCTGGGGCTCTCtcatgctgaaccacagatgttgccagaccagagagacctgaatttgggaggttcaacctgtaggatcatgagctttcatgggcaaaacccatctCTTCAGATGGGCTGGAAATGTAGGTGTGTAGGTTTAGCAGTACAGTTCTAAGGCAGCAGTGAATAAGTCTTTGGATACGTCTCCCAAGGGAAGTTTCACATACTTAGTCATGGAAAACAGATCTATTAATGGTTGGAGATTGTTCCTACACCACTGCCAAGCCCAGAGACTATCTACCTACCCCAACCTGGAGCCATGCACCCAGTTACCGTATATAATGGTTCAACAGAAAAATACACCAGCCTGATGGGAAAGTCTCTCCGGCCAGTGTAGGTGGGGTGAGGTGACTGATCCTAGGGTAGCAGCCAATCTCTCCTGTGGGTTAACAGCTGTTTGGAAGCAAGTCAGGCTTGACTGAGCTGTACAAGGGGGTGAAGACTGATGTAGAAAGtagagatgtaatagtatagttgattaacccaTAAGCAAACGCTCacaggttaatgctacagactacatgcatttccctcccctccctgccagtaaTTTTTGTTAGTAgcccggccagcagcctggctcagtcctggcttgtgctgggtccaggatctccccccactgtggctcttgacttaaagtatattaggagccaggtgggcaggcagctccgcTCAATTCCAGCTTGTGCTGACCCCATTCCCGAGAAGCCTCCTGCAACCCTGAGCGGCTGCATCTCCAGGGGCAACAGAGTGGGGTGAGAGGAAGCCGGTCCACacgaggagctggtttttaagttggctcctctggcagaccagctcccatctggcaccctgcgctgctgcctctgatagagagacagcagcgcagggtgacaggggactccccgggagtggggccagagcacatgggctgccactctcagggactatagaatagtcgactaactgataaactgtgaggttaatcgactattcatcCTTAGTGGAACGTGCCCCCAGTTCACACACACgtggccctgcccctcaccttgaGGAGGACAAAGAACTCGAAGATGCGGCggaaggagggtgggaagaggcgggCGTAGGTGACAGCCATCTTGAAGAAGAGGGCATGGAAGAGGCGGTCGCGCACGTTGATCAGGGGGTTCTGGTTGAGGTTGGGGTTCCGCACCCCCCGGTTGTTCCCCGCGGCAGCCCCACCGGCCCCGTTGTTGTTCACCGGGTGCTGGTGCTGGTTTGCATTGGGCTGGTTCTCCGACATCCTGGccctgtggggcgggggcacCCGGCCGTTTCGGGAGCGCGGGGATCACAGGCCTGTCACCAAGGTGAGGGGGAGGCTCGGactccttttgggggggggggggaagcggctgggggaggggtgctgttCCAGACCAAATCTGACAGaaccagcccgggggggggggagggggggagtagtTCAGCCCCCCCCTTCACACAGGACAGAGGGAACCGCTGCGAGGGGAGCCCGCGGGTGGGGGGGTCACACGGGGGGAGCTCAGGGGTgaccctgggggcagagggacacgggggggggaagagtaacgcgggggggggggcccgggtgTGATACTCGGGGGggcctctgggggcgggggggggtcacgcgggggggccctggggggtcacgcgggggggctcgggggtCACGCGGGGGGGGCACCCGGGGGGGTCACGCGGGGGGGGGCCAcgcgggggggccctgggggtCACGCGGGGGGGTCACGCGGGGGGGTCACGCGCGGCGGCGGGGCCGCGGCAGGCCCGGGCGGGGACGCGGCTCCTGGGCCGGCCCCGCGGCCATGGGGGCCCCGCTCCGCCTCCCTCCGCCGCGTCTCACGACCCGGCCCGCGCCGCCGCCATCTTCCGCCTCCTGCTGCCCCGGCCCGGAGGCTGCACCGCGCCAACGAGCGCGCGCCGGCCCGAGAGCGGCAGCTGCGCAGGGGACGCCGGGACGGTGGCGGGCCAGAGGGGCCGGGCCTACGttttagccttatttgcatattcgaCTAAGGCGCGCCCTGTGGTTCCCGGCATGCGCCGCGAAAGAAGCCTGGttagaaaataaaaaggaaattaaaagcgTTAAAACGGAGGAACAGTGAAAAAAAGCCACCGAGAGGATCAGGATCCGCGTGGTTCGTTCACTAGTGACTGAGGCACCCCAGCGCGGACACGAGGCAAATCACCCTAATGGAGAAATATTTCACTTCTGGAGGTTTAAATAGCTCCGGGGTTTCACTTAGATTCGTGCTCGCTTCGGCAGCACATATACTAAAATTGGAACGATACAGAGAAGATTAGCATGGCCCCTGCGCAAGGATGACACGCAAATTCGTGAAGCGTTCCATATTTTTGGGGCCTGGCTGGCTTCCGCCTGGTTCTTCCCACCGCCCAGCTACTGAATCCactggggcagctgctccccaggaacCTTTTACAGCCCAAAGCTCAGCGCAGGGCATCACAGctcagaacagggcaattatccaCCCTGTGCCAATCTCCCAGCCTCTGAAAGGACACCTGGAGCATTGGGCTATGTCCCAGGCAACCTTCctactaatttttttccatccacgtgcggaataaTTTGATGTGCACTGGGGCATGtgcgatgtgcaccaccaatagaaccACATCACCTGGCTGTTtgtcactctgctaatcagcagggcagcgTTTGAATTTCTCTTGAGCAGCTGCTCAAGGAACACTGGGCCCAGGCCATCGTGGCTAATAGCTAGTGACGGACCGGGCATGTCGAATTCttctttgaacccagttatacgtTGACCCTCCACaacagcccctggcagggagggtTGTGTGTCTGGGTTGTCTGATGGGCCATGGAGGCGGGGGATGGCTTGACTGCGAATGTGTTTTCAAGCTGCTGTGTTTCAGATGCTCTGTAACTCGCAGCAAGCAAGTAACACTTTACCCAGTAGGTCTTCTGTGTTTGGTTCAAAAACTCTCCTTGGGTCCTAGCCGGCAGGCGGCTCTGTGCAGCCTAGAACTGCAAGGGCAGGTAGTAAGAGAAGTGCAGGTTTTTCCCAAGCGCTGTCTGGAAAGAGGGTTAAAGAGCTGGAGTAACCCATAGGAGGAAATTCCCAAGTGCATCTTGGGGGGCGCAAGGGGTGTTTGCCTTGGCTGGTGGCAGCcacaccaaggccagggaatctgtgaccatGGGGAGTTTTTTAAACAGATTCCTTTAGTGGCCTGGTATTTTAGAGTCGCTTGCCGGCCCCACCCTCTGGGGCGCAGCCTTGAGACGGGGAGAGGCCAGAGACTCCGTCACAGCCAGGCCGCTCCTAGGCCACGCCCTGGGCTAGGGCTCCAGGCTGAGTTGGAGCCTGGGCTCACAACCCCGCACACCCCCCAGACAGCCCCGCGGGACAGCAGCAGCCCCCGCTCAGGCAAAGCCACCAGGCCCCTTCGGCCACAGCTGGGCCCTGCCGCCTGCACGTTGCCGGGGCCGAGCAAGGCGCGGGCGAGCGGCACCTGCCTGGCTAATTTCTAAGGGGCCGGGCAGGTGGGAGGCCCTGCACGGATGAATTCACACAAGGCCCCTGCTGCGTGGGCGGGGTGACTCCGTGGGGCACCAGGGTTGCAAGAGGAGAGAGGGACCCCTGGGGCCTCCCCATGAGCCTGCGGTGAGGCCAGCCTGCCGGGGAATTCTGGCccccctgcctggctggtaggAAGGACGCTGGCGCCAGGGCTCTCTGTTGATCCGGGCTGTTTGTGTTGCTACTGGTGCAGTGgcctaggggtgtgtgtgtgtgtgtgtgtgtgcgtgtgtgtgtgttcagctaAGGTGGCGCCAGCAGGCGGGAGGCCTGAGCCGCCCGAGAAGGGCTGGcggggagccccagtgggggcgTTCCCGAGGGATCCCATCCCCAAGGCAGCACCGGAGGCCCGGGCTGCACGGTCACACGCTGCACCAGGCCTTGGCAATTCGCCAGCGCACCTGGAGAGCCGGCTTGGTGTTCCGGCACATCCCTGCCTCAGTCACGCACTGCTCCACGAGCCCCTCTGCCTGCGAGCCCATGGGCCAcaagccccatgctggcagcaagagagaaACTGGCTGCAGCCACATCTCTGGCCAACCTTACAGAGGAGGCTCTGAGACCAGgcttccctctcattttttccatccatgggggaataaattttgttccgtgcaccgaggcatgtgcggatgtgcaccaccagttgaaacaggctgctggctgcaggtgctctgagaatcagctgggtggcatttgaatctctcctgcgggggctgcccaagtgcccagcttacagggaacactgcccgaGACCTGCCCCTGCCGGGCACCAATACATCCCAGAGGCTGCACCGCCTCGtggccaccccctgcccccacctgcgtGACCCAAGCCGGCCGTGGGCTCACAGCAGCCAGTAAGCgccgcagggaggggcagggttccCTGCTCGGCATACGTCCTGCGCTGAGCACAGTGGGGCCCCGGCCTCCAGAAACTGCTCTGAATTGAACCCTGATCCGTACCCGTCTGAGCGTATGAGGCCATCACTAGTGCGGGGGCAGGGCGTCTATCCAAGTAAGGGCTAGGTCCTGGGAAGTTTGGGGTGGTGGCAGTGCTAGCTAATGGTTAGAGCACAGGCTTGGGCAATCTGGATTCTATTCTTGCGTCTCCCACAGGCCTGCCAGTGGTACGTCACAACCCTttcctggtgcctcagtttccccatggggATGATGCTACTGCGCTCCTCTGTAAAGCCCCTGCTGAGCAGTGTGAGCTAATAACCATCCCGTGCGTGTCTCTAGCAAGGCTGGCAGGGAACAGGGTCACAGGCAGGGATCGGGGACGGCGCCCagtgcagggggcacagggatCCGGGGGTCgttggggctgcaggcaggggaaggagccGGGAGTCGGAAGTTGCAACCTGTGAATgagccaaaccctctgcaccgGCCCATGTGAGCAATTCCACCTTAAGAgacaccggccctgcccccccggcagcGGCCCCCTGCTTGGTTACTGTCCCAggcaccgcagagcaggggccacCCCACGGCGCAGCCCAGCACTGGGCAGGTGGATGGATCTGCCCAGAGGGGAGACACCAGGGCACGGCCCATGCTGGGAACCTCCGACCTGCCTCCGTGCACGGccagccccccgcctcctccagcgtCTCCCTCCggcttcccccccccgcaccctcgCTCCCCACCGGTACCCGAGCGCCCACGGCTGCCCGCCCCCCGCCGGAGGATGGGCTTGGGGCACCGGACGGAGGCGAGAGCGCAGCCGAGGCTGCCCCACTTCTCGTGGACGGACTTGGTGTTCCGCCCCCCACCGGGCCAGCCTCCGCGGGAAGGTACGGCCCACGATAGGTCCCCGTCCCCGACAAGCCGGGACAGCTagaccagtgtgtgtgtgtgtgggggggggggtgtctgcatgtgtgtgggtgtgtgtgtgtgcgtgagtaGTGTCtgaatgtgtgtctgtgtgtgtgtgcttgtgcgtgtgcgtgcgtgtgtgcacgACGGGTACTGACATGCAGCCTCCTCTGGGGTGGGCCGGCGAGCGGGAGGACAGCTCACAGCTGGTGTTTCATGCCGGCGCAGAGGGGGCCGGGCAGCTGGAGGTGCGGTTGGGAGGCGGCTCCAGCTGGGGCCCGGGTGCGTCTGAGAtgtcgggggctgggggggggcagcaccttCCTTTGCCAGAGGCCTTGGCACCTCTGCGGGGAGGGATTTAAACACCCTCCACTGGCCTAGTGCcgtggggcccagccccccagccccccctctggacccagcgctcccctccccttccaggccTCCCCGCGTCGGACCCCTGCGgcggggggcgcagggcgggtgggcggaagcagagccagcagccagctcccctggcCGTGGCCCCCGGCCCGGAACGCGGCACAGGAACGGGGGCGTCTCCAGCCAGCGGctgccccgccaggccccccgcGGAGACCCCGGCTGCTCCCCCGGCGCCCCGGGAGGCGGCCAGAGAGAGGCCCACGCGCCGGACGATCCTGGTGGATCTGCGCCCCGTGCTGGAGACGGTGGCGGAGCCCTGGGAGGGCCGTGCGGAGCCGCGGAGCCGCCCCAGCGAGGGAGGCTGCGCCGGTGCCGTAGAGGCAGCCAGGGACGGTCCTGCTTCCGGGGCCATCTCGCTGCCTCCCAGTGCGGCCCAGCCCCGAGGCAGCATCCCGGGGCCGGCAGCGCACAAGCCGCCCGGTGGCCAGGCTCCAAGAGACGGCGCGCCCGCCCGCCGGGCTGCGGCCCCGCCGCCCTTC includes these proteins:
- the LOC142818988 gene encoding uncharacterized protein LOC142818988 — encoded protein: MLGTSDLPPCTASPPPPPASPSGFPPPHPRSPPVPERPRLPAPRRRMGLGHRTEARAQPRLPHFSWTDLVFRPPPGQPPREGLPASDPCGGGRRAGGRKQSQQPAPLAVAPGPERGTGTGASPASGCPARPPAETPAAPPAPREAARERPTRRTILVDLRPVLETVAEPWEGRAEPRSRPSEGGCAGAVEAARDGPASGAISLPPSAAQPRGSIPGPAAHKPPGGQAPRDGAPARRAAAPPPFPQRLPPPGPALQPPAPPRGRSAEMPHCRTLQEAAWPPNPPLRPPRGAEPSQSSGSEPHSPACPVGAMRWARSWGGPGQGDRTAEAAGSAGPRETPLTPQGSSRVWLRRLCPWRERGSRTHRAGRPQLSPRTLCRLDSWNPNSPAPAGQLSQDSPPAWPHGGAVPVAPPREGQRD